One window of Mangrovibacterium diazotrophicum genomic DNA carries:
- a CDS encoding exo-alpha-sialidase → MNFGKKLINTFFLAAAVTGLSQAQELPHYTGETLNNPDYHHGQLSPALGVHNIQTFRANREFPEQADGLGWTYNHAPMLAYWNNTFFLEYLSDPVGEHIAPGATLIQTSKDGNEWTKPEVIFPPYDIPEGFSKEGDTAVAHNLQSVNHQRMGFYVSSNNKLLVLAYIAISLNEKDSPNDGNGIGRVVREVKIDGTYGPIYFIRYNHGWDAKNTSLPFYKKSKDKAFVKACDELLANRLMVQQWNEEADRDDPLISLKGDYKAFNFYHLPDGKVVGLWKHALAAISEDEGQTWTKPTRAPGFVNSNAKIWGQRTSDGHYATVYNPSDFRWPLAISTSADGMDFTNLLLVNGEVSPMRYGGNYKSYGPQYVRGIAEGNGNPADGNLWVTYSMNKEDIWVSKVPVPVVDKETSDVNDVFNQMPEGKELDRWNIFSPLWARVDIEKDAIGTRCLVLNDQDEFDYAKAERLFPRATNVSVEFKVKPAQNDHGQLDVELVDAKGTAAMRLAFSKDGYLQQKNGYRMGNIMPYNAGQEYTIRIELTCGNRFFDVYVDGEKKKTGLCFAPVHAVERLTFRTGDVRRFPDVDTPTDQDYDLKDTGKPVQLAKYSIYSVTTKEL, encoded by the coding sequence ATGAACTTTGGAAAGAAATTAATCAACACGTTTTTTCTGGCAGCTGCCGTAACCGGGCTTTCGCAGGCTCAGGAATTGCCGCACTACACCGGAGAAACGCTCAATAATCCCGATTATCATCACGGCCAGTTATCGCCGGCGTTGGGAGTCCACAATATTCAAACTTTCAGGGCAAATCGTGAATTTCCGGAACAGGCCGATGGTTTGGGCTGGACCTATAACCATGCGCCAATGCTGGCGTACTGGAATAACACCTTCTTCCTCGAATATCTGAGTGATCCGGTTGGCGAGCATATTGCGCCGGGTGCAACTTTGATTCAAACCTCGAAAGACGGCAACGAGTGGACGAAACCCGAAGTAATTTTCCCGCCCTACGATATTCCGGAAGGATTCAGCAAAGAAGGTGATACCGCAGTGGCTCACAACCTGCAATCCGTAAACCACCAGCGAATGGGCTTTTATGTGAGCTCGAATAACAAATTGCTGGTGCTGGCGTACATCGCGATTTCGCTGAACGAAAAAGACAGTCCGAATGACGGAAACGGCATTGGCCGCGTTGTTCGCGAGGTAAAAATTGACGGTACTTATGGGCCAATCTATTTCATTCGATATAATCATGGGTGGGATGCGAAAAATACGTCACTCCCATTCTATAAGAAAAGCAAAGACAAAGCTTTTGTGAAAGCCTGTGACGAGTTGCTGGCAAACCGCCTGATGGTGCAGCAATGGAACGAGGAGGCAGATCGCGACGATCCGCTGATTTCGTTGAAAGGCGATTACAAAGCATTTAATTTTTACCATTTGCCGGATGGAAAAGTTGTCGGTTTGTGGAAGCATGCTTTGGCGGCAATCAGCGAAGATGAAGGTCAGACCTGGACGAAGCCAACCCGTGCTCCCGGTTTTGTAAACAGCAATGCCAAAATTTGGGGACAACGCACATCTGATGGTCACTATGCGACGGTTTACAACCCTTCTGATTTCCGTTGGCCTTTGGCCATTTCAACCAGTGCCGACGGCATGGATTTCACGAACCTGTTGTTGGTAAATGGCGAAGTTTCGCCAATGCGTTATGGCGGCAATTACAAATCATACGGACCGCAATATGTTCGGGGAATTGCTGAAGGAAACGGTAATCCGGCGGATGGCAATTTGTGGGTGACCTACAGTATGAACAAAGAAGATATTTGGGTTTCAAAAGTTCCGGTTCCGGTTGTTGACAAAGAAACTTCGGATGTAAACGACGTTTTCAACCAGATGCCGGAAGGCAAAGAATTGGACCGATGGAATATTTTCAGCCCGCTTTGGGCTCGTGTTGACATTGAGAAAGATGCCATTGGCACCCGCTGCCTGGTGCTCAATGATCAGGATGAATTTGACTACGCGAAAGCGGAACGTCTCTTCCCGCGTGCAACCAATGTTTCTGTCGAGTTCAAGGTGAAGCCGGCACAAAACGACCATGGACAGCTGGATGTTGAACTGGTGGATGCCAAAGGAACAGCTGCGATGCGTCTGGCTTTTAGTAAAGATGGCTATCTGCAGCAGAAAAACGGGTATCGTATGGGAAATATCATGCCGTACAATGCCGGGCAGGAATACACCATTCGCATTGAATTGACTTGCGGCAACCGCTTTTTCGATGTTTATGTTGATGGAGAAAAGAAAAAGACCGGGCTTTGTTTTGCTCCGGTACACGCCGTTGAGCGTTTGACTTTCCGCACCGGCGATGTTCGCCGTTTCCCCGATGTGGACACACCAACCGACCAGGATTACGACCTGAAAGACACAGGTAAACCGGTGCAGTTGGCGAAATATTCAATTTATTCGGTAACGACTAAAGAATTGTAA